The genome window CGGCGTGAATTAAATATTGCCCAATTCGTTCGAAGCTGGCTCGACTGCGTCAGCGCTGGTGGGTGAATGGCTGGCCAGTGCTGCTGCTTCCTCTTCCATCCCCcacactcacacgcacacgcacacgtgTCCTGCGTGCTGCTCGTCGTCCTTTTCGCTTCGCTTGCCGGCGCCACTCGAATTTGATCACTCAATTTTGGTTTGTGTTTTGATGGGAAACGTGTCGGCAACATATACGCATGTACTCGATAGGCCAGTCAAAATACATTTGATTTGGAGATGGGCGCATAAGTTTTagctaaaatttttataacAAGTTTTAAATTGTCAGAATTGTCAGTGCTCTACAAATGGATTACATGGCTGAGGGATCATTTTGCCCTAATTGTTATGAACGAAAAATAGAACTTGAACCTATTCTTGGGTGAATCCCAAAACATTTGCGATACTTCTTATGATGACCGGTTCCCATCTCCAATAGCAAGCTATTCTGTGTTTGTTCGCTGTGAATGGCACACAGCTGACTGTTACGCGATTCGAAAAGAAGAAGAATACCTGCGTTTTGTATGGAATTATAGGTTTATCTTTATCGTTTTAAGTGAAATGCTAAGAACTTTTGTGACGAGCGGTAAGTAAAAATCAGCTAATAGAGTTTACAAGTTTACGGTAATTTAATTGTCCTTAACTTCCAGCGCTGCGAAGCGTTTGCTGGCAGTCGCCGGCTGCGTCTTCGTTGATTCCTCTGGTGCAGCGGACACAACGTGCCACTTTGATGACTCTATCCCGTCCATGCCTGTTGCCCACGCCATCACTGGCATCTCCTGCTCACCACCAACTCCTCCAGCTGCCAGGAGTGCTAGGAGCCACAGGAACACCATCAAACACACGCAACGTAACCAAGTTCTCGCTGGTGAAGGGTAAACGAAAGACCGTCAAGGCGGTACTGAAACGTTTTAAGCGCCTGGACTGGGGCGCCTGGATACGCACCCATTCCGGTCGCCAAAAGAAGCTCTTCAAGAAATCCGCAGCCTTACGACGCCGCCTAAAGCAGCACGTCTTCACCAATGCCACCCAGAGCTGGCTGCTGGACAAGATGGTCACCAGCTATTGGCGGCGCCCAAAGCATTTCATCAACGATCCCTATAAGCCCTATCACAGCCGCAACGAGTACTATGCCACACAGTCAAAGACCTTTAAGGTGTGACCTGGCTAATCAAAGATAATACATAGTTTATAGTTTATCCATTGAAAACTACAAAATCTATTAAATGCCATTGTTTCACT of Drosophila mauritiana strain mau12 chromosome 3R, ASM438214v1, whole genome shotgun sequence contains these proteins:
- the LOC117144089 gene encoding 39S ribosomal protein L35, mitochondrial; protein product: MLRTFVTSALRSVCWQSPAASSLIPLVQRTQRATLMTLSRPCLLPTPSLASPAHHQLLQLPGVLGATGTPSNTRNVTKFSLVKGKRKTVKAVLKRFKRLDWGAWIRTHSGRQKKLFKKSAALRRRLKQHVFTNATQSWLLDKMVTSYWRRPKHFINDPYKPYHSRNEYYATQSKTFKV